In Scleropages formosus chromosome 20, fSclFor1.1, whole genome shotgun sequence, a single window of DNA contains:
- the LOC108919183 gene encoding 3 beta-hydroxysteroid dehydrogenase type 7-like isoform X1, with protein MLGEPGLTYLITGGSGFLGQHLLRTLLEKEDEIVEIRVFDMHISPNLGDYSTERVKVVPIQGDITDYASILAAAKGAHLLIHTASLVDVWHRVPEETLFKVNVEGTQNVINACVEAGIQHLIYTSSMEVVGPNLKGDHFIRGNEDTPYDVCHEMPYPRSKAEAERLVVKANGTKVEGGLRLYTCSLRPTGIYGEQHQLMRDFYQMGVRTGGWVIRGVPHNTEHGRVYAGNVAWMHVLAARALREQPHKLGGEVYFCYDESPYKSYEDFNMQFLSRFRFRQVRLPLWLLWLAASFNDMLHWLLKPVWSYTPLLNRYTLAVACTSFTVNSDKAWRHFRYAPLYGWEEARGRTQRWVNTFTESTKDI; from the exons ATGCTGGGAGAACCTGGCCTGACGTACCTCATCACGggaggctctggtttcctcggtCAGCACCTGCTGCGGACCTTGTTAGAAAAAGAAGATGAAATTGTGGAAATTCGAGTTTTTGACATGCACATCTCACCAAACCTGGGGGACTATAGCACTG AGCGAGTGAAAGTGGTCCCCATCCAAGGTGACATCACAGACTACGCCAGCATCCTGGCAGCTGCCAAGGGGGCCCACCTGCTCATCCACACAGCCAGTCTTGTGGACGTCTGGCACAGGGTCCCGGAAGAGACCCTCTTCAAAGTCAATGTTGAAG GTACACAGAATGTGATCAACGCGTGTGTGGAGGCTGGGATCCAACACCTCATCTACACGAGCAGCATGGAAGTTGTGGGACCCAACTTGAAGGGCGACCACTTCATCAG GGGGAACGAGGACACGCCGTACGACGTGTGTCACGAGATGCCGTACCCGAGGAGCAAGGCCGAGGCGGAACGACTCGTGGTGAAGGCCAACGGGACAAAG GTCGAAGGAGGGCTCCGTCTCTACACCTGCTCCCTGCGCCCCACCGGGATCTACGGCGAGCAGCACCAGCTGATGCGGGACTTCTACCAGATGGGAGTTCGCACCGGGGGCTGGGTTATCCGGGGGGTCCCGCACAACACGGAACACGGCCGAGTTTATGCAG GAAACGTGGCCTGGATGCACGTGCTGGCGGCGCGCGCCTTGCGGGAGCAGCCCCACAAGCTGGGGGGGGAGGTGTACTTCTGCTACGACGAGTCGCCCTACAAGAGCTACGAGGACTTCAACATGCAGTTCCTGTCGCGGTTCCGCTTCCGCCAAGTGCGCCTGCCCCTCTGGCTGCTGTGGCTCGCGGCGTCATTCAACGACATGCTGCACTGGCTCCTGAAGCCCGTGTGGAGCTACACGCCGCTGCTGAACCGCTACACGCTGGCCGTGGCGTGCACCTCGTTCACGGTGAACTCCGACAAGGCGTGGCGCCACTTCCGCTACGCGCCCCTCTACGGCTGGGAAGAGGCCCGAGGGCGAACCCAGCGCTGGGTCAACACTTTTACCGAGAGCACCAAGGACATCTGA
- the LOC108919968 gene encoding TBC1 domain family member 10B-like isoform X1, which translates to MCRLDGAAMAEISASTPSPSGPSSSHVAAPSPTDEPRIPAAMGSPAMPPGLGTPPPGPWDGQGLPCAPTEGPASVSSSSLIQETQRDGGAEEDGRELHPLHTPSLRCSPAACVRAAANENPNPTGHTELPGTRRAPGGLPVRTPTPPHTSQTVATVPVRHVSSVLAITITGSLPAAPNAQEPLSDHEGAHPATVSLAKPPRSPQVGHCPPVPVVQEPPPTLVLPKPQQETVSDSLSYLESASLMSGTLESLSGLGEDGSSLGSDSEVNGLVFRRTDKYGFLGGAQYSEGSACELRVDVARQREMKWLDMFSNWDKWMLQRFQKVKMRCRKGIPSSLRAKAWQLLSNSQELLDSNPGKFEALEREQGDPKWLDIIEKDLHRQFPFHEMFAARGGHGQQDLYRILKAYTVYRPHEGYCQAQAPVAAVLLMHMPAEQAFWCLVQICETYLPGYYSAGLEAIQLDGDIFFSLLRRFCPMAYRHLKKFKIDPILYMTEWFMCIFSRSLPWACVLRVWDMFFCEGVKIIFRVGLVLLRQMLGSMDKLRELQGMYETVERLRNISPESIREELLVQEVVSLPVTEALVERECSIQVCKWRESRGELCHNPGRRLHGTRAIYELKRRSGSFRPRGSFSFLGGPVASPGPLRASSSVLSLPGFRKSKAPFQFPVNKGSFSGSSVSESKLTPGGGIPGRCQAQPAESGAISPARASAHGPIAGEADALAPGEEEARRKKSKEEKKKEKEEEKQRSREQKEREKVEKVRLKKEKKDKGGA; encoded by the exons aT GTGCCGACTGGACGGTGCAGCCATGGCTGAGATCTCGGCCTCGACCCCCTCACCCTCAGGTCCCAGTAGCTCTCATGTAGCCGCCCCCTCGCCCACCGACGAGCCCCGGATTCCCGCTGCAATGGGGTCCCCTGCGATGCCGCCGGGGCTCGGGACACCTCCCCCTGGACCGTGGGATGGGCAAGGCCTGCCCTGTGCTCCGACCGAGGGACCGGCGTCGGTGTCCAGCTCATCTCTGATACAAGAGACCCAGAGGGATGGCGGTGCTGAGGAAGACGGCAGGGAGCTGCATCCTCTGCACACTCCTAGTCTTCGCTGCAGCCCTGCTGCTTGCGTCCGCGCTGCGGCGAACGAGAACCCGAACCCCACTGGCCACACAGAGCTGCCTGGTACCCGCCGGGCGCCCGGGGGTCTCCCTGTCCGCACGCCAACACCGCCACATACAAGCCAGACAGTAGCAACGGTGCCGGTGAGACACGTGTCCTCAGTGTTAGCGATAACCATAACGGGAAGCTTACCTGCGGCACCGAATGCCCAGGAGCCGCTTTCGGATCACGAGGGAGCTCACCCAGCAACCGTTTCCCTGGCGAAACCCCCACGGAGCCCCCAAGTGGGACACTGTCCCCCAGTTCCAGTCGTACAGGAGCCGCCCCCTACCCTGGTCTTGCCGAAGCCCCAGCAGGAGACGGTGTCCGACAGCCTGAGCTACCTGGAGTCGGCGAGCCTCATGTCCGGGACGCTCGAGTCGCTGTCCGGCCTGGGGGAGGACGGCAGCTCCCTGGGCTCCGACTCGGAGGTGAATGGTCTGGTGTTCCGGCGCACCGACAAGTACGGCTTTCTGGGGGGAGCCCAGTACAGCGAAGGCAG TGCATGTGAGCTCCGAGTGGACGTGGCCAGGCAGAGGGAGATGAAGTGGTTGGACATGTTCAGCAACTGGGACAAGTGGATGTTGCAGCGTTTCCAGAAG GTGAAGATGCGCTGCAGGAAGGGcatcccctcctccctcaggGCCAAGGCCTGGCAGCTGCTCTCCAACagccaggagctgctggactCCAACCCTGGCAAGTTTGAG GCCCTGGAGAGAGAGCAAGGAGACCCCAAGTGGCTGGACATCATCGAGAAGGACCTGCACAGACAGTTCCCCTTCCACGAGATGTTTGCGGCGCGCGGAGGACACGG TCAGCAGGACCTGTATCGCATCCTGAAGGCCTACACCGTGTACCGGCCCCACGAGGGTTACTGCCAGGCCCAGGCGCCCGTGGCGGCCGTGCTGCTCATGCACATGCCTGCTGAA caagCTTTCTGGTGTCTCGTGCAGATCTGTGAAACCTACCTGCCTGGTTACTACAGCGCTGGTTTG GAGGCGATTCAGCTGGACGGTGACATCTTCTTTTCCCTGCTGCGGCGCTTCTGCCCCATGGCATATCGCCACCTGAAGAAGTTCAAAATCGACCCCATCCTCTACATGACCGAGTGGTTCATGTGCATCTTCTCGCGCAGCCTACCCTGGGCCTGCGTGCTGCGCGTCTGGGACATGTTCTTCTGCGAAG GGGTCAAGATCATCTTTCGGGTCGGTTTGGTGCTGCTGAGGCAGATGCTGGGCTCCATGGACAAGCTGCGGGAACTTCAGGGCATGTATGAGACCGTGGAGCGGCTGAGGAACATCTCGCCCGAGAGCATCAGGGAGGAATTGCTAGTCCAAGAG GTGGTTTCCCTGCCAGTGACCGAGGCCCTCGTTGAGCGCGAGTGCAGCATCCAGGTGTGCAAGTGGAGGGAGTCGCGCGGGGAGCTCTGCCACAACCCGGGACGCCGGCTTCACGGCACCCGCGCCATCTACGAGCTCAAACGCCGCTCTGGCTCCTTCCGCCCCAGGGGCAGCTTCTCCTTCTTAGGGGGCCCCGTTGCTTCCCCAGGCCCCCTCAGGGCCTCCTCCAGCGTCCTCTCGCTGCCCGGCTTCCGCAAGTCCAAAGCTCCTTTCCAGTTTCCCGTGAACAAGGGCTCCTTCTCCGGGAGCTCGGTGTCGGAGTCAAAGCTCACCCCTGGGGGAGGCATCCCAGGCCGGTGCCAGGCTCAGCCTGCGGAGAGCGGCGCGATTAGTCCGGCTCGCGCCTCCGCTCACGGTCCCATCGCGGGCGAGGCCGATGCCTTGGCCCCCGGAGAAGAGGAGGCGCGAAGGaagaagagcaaagaggagaagaagaaggagaaggaggaggagaaacagaGGTCCCGGGagcagaaggagagggagaaggTGGAGAAGGTGAGGctcaagaaggagaagaaggacaaGGGAGGAGCGTAG
- the LOC108919183 gene encoding 3 beta-hydroxysteroid dehydrogenase type 7-like isoform X2: MQEVGLQGWTADVTAGGFRRRVGTASDGNRRESPGFSLSAGDGRWCGDPPLEGTQNVINACVEAGIQHLIYTSSMEVVGPNLKGDHFIRGNEDTPYDVCHEMPYPRSKAEAERLVVKANGTKVEGGLRLYTCSLRPTGIYGEQHQLMRDFYQMGVRTGGWVIRGVPHNTEHGRVYAGNVAWMHVLAARALREQPHKLGGEVYFCYDESPYKSYEDFNMQFLSRFRFRQVRLPLWLLWLAASFNDMLHWLLKPVWSYTPLLNRYTLAVACTSFTVNSDKAWRHFRYAPLYGWEEARGRTQRWVNTFTESTKDI, encoded by the exons ATGCAGGAAGTTGGACTGCAAGGTTGGACTGCGGACGTGACGGCTGGGGGGTTTCGCCGCCGCGTGGGGACGGCGAGTGACGGGAACCGCCGGGAATCGCCGGGGTTCTCGCTTTCCGCCGGGGACGGCCGGTGGTGCGGCGATCCACCGCTCGAAG GTACACAGAATGTGATCAACGCGTGTGTGGAGGCTGGGATCCAACACCTCATCTACACGAGCAGCATGGAAGTTGTGGGACCCAACTTGAAGGGCGACCACTTCATCAG GGGGAACGAGGACACGCCGTACGACGTGTGTCACGAGATGCCGTACCCGAGGAGCAAGGCCGAGGCGGAACGACTCGTGGTGAAGGCCAACGGGACAAAG GTCGAAGGAGGGCTCCGTCTCTACACCTGCTCCCTGCGCCCCACCGGGATCTACGGCGAGCAGCACCAGCTGATGCGGGACTTCTACCAGATGGGAGTTCGCACCGGGGGCTGGGTTATCCGGGGGGTCCCGCACAACACGGAACACGGCCGAGTTTATGCAG GAAACGTGGCCTGGATGCACGTGCTGGCGGCGCGCGCCTTGCGGGAGCAGCCCCACAAGCTGGGGGGGGAGGTGTACTTCTGCTACGACGAGTCGCCCTACAAGAGCTACGAGGACTTCAACATGCAGTTCCTGTCGCGGTTCCGCTTCCGCCAAGTGCGCCTGCCCCTCTGGCTGCTGTGGCTCGCGGCGTCATTCAACGACATGCTGCACTGGCTCCTGAAGCCCGTGTGGAGCTACACGCCGCTGCTGAACCGCTACACGCTGGCCGTGGCGTGCACCTCGTTCACGGTGAACTCCGACAAGGCGTGGCGCCACTTCCGCTACGCGCCCCTCTACGGCTGGGAAGAGGCCCGAGGGCGAACCCAGCGCTGGGTCAACACTTTTACCGAGAGCACCAAGGACATCTGA
- the LOC108919968 gene encoding TBC1 domain family member 10B-like isoform X2, giving the protein MAEISASTPSPSGPSSSHVAAPSPTDEPRIPAAMGSPAMPPGLGTPPPGPWDGQGLPCAPTEGPASVSSSSLIQETQRDGGAEEDGRELHPLHTPSLRCSPAACVRAAANENPNPTGHTELPGTRRAPGGLPVRTPTPPHTSQTVATVPVRHVSSVLAITITGSLPAAPNAQEPLSDHEGAHPATVSLAKPPRSPQVGHCPPVPVVQEPPPTLVLPKPQQETVSDSLSYLESASLMSGTLESLSGLGEDGSSLGSDSEVNGLVFRRTDKYGFLGGAQYSEGSACELRVDVARQREMKWLDMFSNWDKWMLQRFQKVKMRCRKGIPSSLRAKAWQLLSNSQELLDSNPGKFEALEREQGDPKWLDIIEKDLHRQFPFHEMFAARGGHGQQDLYRILKAYTVYRPHEGYCQAQAPVAAVLLMHMPAEQAFWCLVQICETYLPGYYSAGLEAIQLDGDIFFSLLRRFCPMAYRHLKKFKIDPILYMTEWFMCIFSRSLPWACVLRVWDMFFCEGVKIIFRVGLVLLRQMLGSMDKLRELQGMYETVERLRNISPESIREELLVQEVVSLPVTEALVERECSIQVCKWRESRGELCHNPGRRLHGTRAIYELKRRSGSFRPRGSFSFLGGPVASPGPLRASSSVLSLPGFRKSKAPFQFPVNKGSFSGSSVSESKLTPGGGIPGRCQAQPAESGAISPARASAHGPIAGEADALAPGEEEARRKKSKEEKKKEKEEEKQRSREQKEREKVEKVRLKKEKKDKGGA; this is encoded by the exons ATGGCTGAGATCTCGGCCTCGACCCCCTCACCCTCAGGTCCCAGTAGCTCTCATGTAGCCGCCCCCTCGCCCACCGACGAGCCCCGGATTCCCGCTGCAATGGGGTCCCCTGCGATGCCGCCGGGGCTCGGGACACCTCCCCCTGGACCGTGGGATGGGCAAGGCCTGCCCTGTGCTCCGACCGAGGGACCGGCGTCGGTGTCCAGCTCATCTCTGATACAAGAGACCCAGAGGGATGGCGGTGCTGAGGAAGACGGCAGGGAGCTGCATCCTCTGCACACTCCTAGTCTTCGCTGCAGCCCTGCTGCTTGCGTCCGCGCTGCGGCGAACGAGAACCCGAACCCCACTGGCCACACAGAGCTGCCTGGTACCCGCCGGGCGCCCGGGGGTCTCCCTGTCCGCACGCCAACACCGCCACATACAAGCCAGACAGTAGCAACGGTGCCGGTGAGACACGTGTCCTCAGTGTTAGCGATAACCATAACGGGAAGCTTACCTGCGGCACCGAATGCCCAGGAGCCGCTTTCGGATCACGAGGGAGCTCACCCAGCAACCGTTTCCCTGGCGAAACCCCCACGGAGCCCCCAAGTGGGACACTGTCCCCCAGTTCCAGTCGTACAGGAGCCGCCCCCTACCCTGGTCTTGCCGAAGCCCCAGCAGGAGACGGTGTCCGACAGCCTGAGCTACCTGGAGTCGGCGAGCCTCATGTCCGGGACGCTCGAGTCGCTGTCCGGCCTGGGGGAGGACGGCAGCTCCCTGGGCTCCGACTCGGAGGTGAATGGTCTGGTGTTCCGGCGCACCGACAAGTACGGCTTTCTGGGGGGAGCCCAGTACAGCGAAGGCAG TGCATGTGAGCTCCGAGTGGACGTGGCCAGGCAGAGGGAGATGAAGTGGTTGGACATGTTCAGCAACTGGGACAAGTGGATGTTGCAGCGTTTCCAGAAG GTGAAGATGCGCTGCAGGAAGGGcatcccctcctccctcaggGCCAAGGCCTGGCAGCTGCTCTCCAACagccaggagctgctggactCCAACCCTGGCAAGTTTGAG GCCCTGGAGAGAGAGCAAGGAGACCCCAAGTGGCTGGACATCATCGAGAAGGACCTGCACAGACAGTTCCCCTTCCACGAGATGTTTGCGGCGCGCGGAGGACACGG TCAGCAGGACCTGTATCGCATCCTGAAGGCCTACACCGTGTACCGGCCCCACGAGGGTTACTGCCAGGCCCAGGCGCCCGTGGCGGCCGTGCTGCTCATGCACATGCCTGCTGAA caagCTTTCTGGTGTCTCGTGCAGATCTGTGAAACCTACCTGCCTGGTTACTACAGCGCTGGTTTG GAGGCGATTCAGCTGGACGGTGACATCTTCTTTTCCCTGCTGCGGCGCTTCTGCCCCATGGCATATCGCCACCTGAAGAAGTTCAAAATCGACCCCATCCTCTACATGACCGAGTGGTTCATGTGCATCTTCTCGCGCAGCCTACCCTGGGCCTGCGTGCTGCGCGTCTGGGACATGTTCTTCTGCGAAG GGGTCAAGATCATCTTTCGGGTCGGTTTGGTGCTGCTGAGGCAGATGCTGGGCTCCATGGACAAGCTGCGGGAACTTCAGGGCATGTATGAGACCGTGGAGCGGCTGAGGAACATCTCGCCCGAGAGCATCAGGGAGGAATTGCTAGTCCAAGAG GTGGTTTCCCTGCCAGTGACCGAGGCCCTCGTTGAGCGCGAGTGCAGCATCCAGGTGTGCAAGTGGAGGGAGTCGCGCGGGGAGCTCTGCCACAACCCGGGACGCCGGCTTCACGGCACCCGCGCCATCTACGAGCTCAAACGCCGCTCTGGCTCCTTCCGCCCCAGGGGCAGCTTCTCCTTCTTAGGGGGCCCCGTTGCTTCCCCAGGCCCCCTCAGGGCCTCCTCCAGCGTCCTCTCGCTGCCCGGCTTCCGCAAGTCCAAAGCTCCTTTCCAGTTTCCCGTGAACAAGGGCTCCTTCTCCGGGAGCTCGGTGTCGGAGTCAAAGCTCACCCCTGGGGGAGGCATCCCAGGCCGGTGCCAGGCTCAGCCTGCGGAGAGCGGCGCGATTAGTCCGGCTCGCGCCTCCGCTCACGGTCCCATCGCGGGCGAGGCCGATGCCTTGGCCCCCGGAGAAGAGGAGGCGCGAAGGaagaagagcaaagaggagaagaagaaggagaaggaggaggagaaacagaGGTCCCGGGagcagaaggagagggagaaggTGGAGAAGGTGAGGctcaagaaggagaagaaggacaaGGGAGGAGCGTAG